Proteins encoded together in one Quercus lobata isolate SW786 chromosome 3, ValleyOak3.0 Primary Assembly, whole genome shotgun sequence window:
- the LOC115979572 gene encoding germin-like protein subfamily 1 member 7, translating to MKGVPYLVTVAILALAFTLASAHDPSPLQDFCVAINNTDSAVFVNGKFCKNPATVTANDFFFPELNIPGNIAASKLESSVNLVNVDKLPGLNTLGISLARLDFAPYGLNPPHIHPRGTELLVVMEGTLLLGFVTSNPNKLFTKVLNKGDVFVFPIGLIHFQFNIGQTNVVAFAGLSSQNPGLITIANAVFGSNPPINLDVLTKAFQLDKNVVDYLQKQF from the exons ATGAAAGGTGTTCCTTACCTCGTTACTGTTGCCATTTTGGCTTTGGCCTTTACCCTTGCTTCTGCCCATGACCCTAGTCCTTTGCAAGACTTTTGTGTCGCAATTAACAACACCGATTCTGCTG TATTTGtgaatggaaaattttgcaagaaccCAGCAACTGTCACAGccaatgattttttctttcccGAACTCAATATTCCTGGAAACATAGCTGCAAGTAAACTCGAATCAAGTGTCAATCTTGTGAACGTCGATAAATTACCAGGCCTTAACACTCTAGGCATATCTTTGGCTCGTCTTGACTTTGCACCATATGGCCTGAATCCTCCTCACATTCACCCACGTGGCACTGAACTTTTGGTAGTTATGGAGGGTACTTTATTGCTTGGATTTGTCACATCCAACCCAAACAAACTCTTTACCAAAGTTCTAAATAAGGGAGATGTCTTTGTATTCCCAATTGGTCTCATTCACTTCCAATTCAACATAGGACAAACCAATGTTGTTGCATTTGCCGGTCTCAGCAGTCAAAATCCTGGGTTGATCACCATAGCAAATGCGGTTTTTGGATCTAATCCTCCAATCAATCTTGATGTTCTCACCAAGGCCTTCCAATTGGACAAGAATGTAGTTGATTATCTTCAAAAACAATTCTAG
- the LOC115981058 gene encoding uncharacterized protein LOC115981058: MEEIQETKMELNRMLLAEEDMWQIKGSNNVWQEDEEIMGRTFVEYFTQLFTSSQVEVSIELIEAIQVKATDRMNTLLLQEFRAHDMEKALKQMHPLKTPGPDVLDFLNNGVAPPKFHETHIVLIPKMKNPEYVTDYRPISLCNMTYKLASKAVANRLKLVLQDIICENQSAFVSERLITNNVLVAHELVNHINRRKKGKNGEKRKKRRDDPEIRYE, encoded by the exons ATGGAGGAGATTCAAGAAACAAAGATGGAGCTGAATAGGATGCTCTTGGCAGAAGAGGACATGTGGCA GATCAAGGGTTCTAATAATGTCTGGCAGGAGGATGAGGAAATTATGGGCAGAACCTTTGTGGAGTATTTTACACAGTTATTTACGTCATCCCAGGTTGAAGTCAGTATAGAGTTGATTGAAGCCATCCAGGTAAAGGCGACGGATAGGATGAATACCTTACTTCTACAGGAATTTCGTGCTCATGACATGGAAAAAGCTCTGAAGCAAATGCACCCACTGAAGACACCTGGCCCAGACG TGTTAGACTTTCTTAACAACGGTGTAGCTCCTCCTAAGTTCCATGAAACGCATATTGTACTTATCCCTAAAATGAAAAACCCGGAGTATGTAACGGATTATAGGCCAATCAGCCTATGCAACATGACCTACAAGCTTGCCTCAAAGGCAGTGGCAAACCGCCTTAAACTGGTCTTGCAGGACATTATATGCGAAAATCAAAGCGCTTTTGTGTCTGAGAGGCTCATCACAAACAATGTCTTGGTGGCTCATGAATTAGTGAACCATATCAACaggaggaagaaaggaaaaaacggagaaaaaaggaaaaaacggAGAGATGACCCTGAAattagatatgagtaa